A part of Magnetospirillum sp. genomic DNA contains:
- the upp gene encoding uracil phosphoribosyltransferase: MSGSLHVVGHPLIQHKLTHMRRKETETRDFRRLVREIAMLLAYEVTRDRPLTMVEIETPVQKMRAPTLAGKPICLVSVLRAGNGILDGMLEILPSAAVGHIGLYRDPETLAAVEYYCKLPEDVATRDVLILDPMLATGHSAVAAVSRVKQSGASSIKYVCILAAPEGVKEMHANHPDVPIFTAAQDSHLNDHGYIVPGLGDAGDRLFGTK; this comes from the coding sequence ATGTCGGGCAGTCTGCACGTCGTCGGCCATCCGCTGATCCAGCACAAGCTTACGCATATGCGCCGCAAGGAAACCGAGACGCGCGATTTCCGCCGCCTCGTGCGCGAGATCGCGATGCTGCTCGCCTACGAGGTCACGCGCGATCGGCCCTTGACGATGGTCGAGATCGAAACGCCGGTGCAGAAGATGCGCGCCCCGACGCTGGCCGGCAAACCGATCTGCCTCGTGTCGGTCCTGCGGGCCGGCAACGGCATTCTCGACGGCATGCTCGAAATCCTGCCCTCGGCCGCCGTCGGCCATATCGGCCTCTATCGCGATCCCGAGACGCTCGCGGCCGTCGAGTATTACTGCAAACTGCCCGAAGATGTGGCAACGCGCGACGTGTTGATCCTCGATCCGATGCTTGCGACCGGCCATTCGGCCGTGGCGGCTGTCTCCCGCGTCAAGCAGTCGGGCGCTTCCTCGATCAAATACGTTTGTATTCTGGCCGCCCCCGAGGGGGTCAAGGAAATGCACGCCAACCATCCCGACGTGCCGATTTTCACGGCGGCGCAAGACAGCCACCTCAACGACCACGGCTACATCGTGCCGGGCCTGGGCGACGCGGGCGATCGGCTGTTCGGCACCAAATAG
- a CDS encoding amino acid ABC transporter ATP-binding protein, whose amino-acid sequence MNSAEAVPPAPILELVALHKNFGPLKVLDGIDLAVRPRELVFVIGPSGSGKSTLLRCCNRLEEPDSGAVIVDGADIMRPGIDLNAVRQKIGMVFQSFNLYPHMTALGNVTLALRKVQGLDREAAEARGRAALAQVGLADKEASYPNALSGGQQQRVGIARALALGPKIVLFDEPTSALDPELVGSVLAVMRELKAAGMTMVVVSHELAFARAAADRVVFMEGGRIVEQGPPEAIFGNPREARTQAFVSRLSQGHG is encoded by the coding sequence GTGAATTCCGCCGAAGCAGTCCCACCGGCTCCGATCCTGGAGCTGGTGGCGCTGCACAAGAATTTCGGACCTCTCAAGGTTCTCGACGGCATCGACCTTGCCGTGCGCCCGCGCGAGCTCGTTTTCGTGATCGGGCCGTCGGGTTCGGGCAAAAGCACGCTGCTGCGCTGCTGCAACCGTCTCGAAGAACCGGACTCAGGTGCGGTGATCGTGGACGGGGCCGATATCATGCGCCCTGGCATCGATCTCAATGCCGTGCGCCAGAAGATCGGCATGGTCTTCCAGTCGTTCAATCTCTATCCGCATATGACGGCACTGGGCAACGTGACGCTCGCCTTGCGCAAGGTGCAGGGCCTTGACCGCGAAGCGGCCGAGGCCCGCGGGCGTGCAGCCTTGGCGCAAGTCGGCCTTGCCGACAAAGAGGCCTCGTACCCCAACGCGCTGTCGGGCGGCCAGCAGCAGCGCGTGGGCATTGCGCGCGCGTTGGCACTCGGCCCCAAGATCGTGCTGTTCGACGAGCCGACCTCGGCCCTCGATCCCGAGCTTGTCGGCTCGGTATTGGCCGTGATGCGCGAACTCAAAGCCGCCGGCATGACGATGGTCGTGGTCAGCCACGAGCTTGCGTTCGCGCGCGCGGCCGCCGACCGTGTTGTGTTCATGGAAGGCGGGCGCATCGTCGAGCAGGGACCGCCGGAAGCGATCTTCGGCAATCCGCGCGAGGCGCGCACGCAGGCTTTTGTGTCGCGTCTGTCCCAAGGCCACGGCTAG
- a CDS encoding dihydrodipicolinate synthase family protein produces the protein MPQLLDETAKGVYIIAATPFADDGALDLESAERMTDFYLECGVSGMTILGVMGEAPKLSAQESVDFVARVLARVKGRVPVIVGASSAGNRNLGAFVKKVMDMGAAGVMVAPIAGLKNEEQIEGYYDAVVREIGTTPIVLQDYPQLTNVHMSVSLINRMLAKHDSIKVLKHEDVPGLRKLSKVRAADSDGSRKRRISIMVGNSALHLPQEMRRGADGANTGFAYPEMLVEAVKLCLEGKFDAAEDLYDVYLPIVRHEQQPALGLAVRKEVLRRRGVIKSAHVRAPGYAMDAAEHKELDELMARLERKLAAIGRATKPFKG, from the coding sequence ATGCCGCAGCTACTCGACGAAACTGCCAAGGGCGTCTACATCATCGCCGCAACACCCTTTGCCGACGACGGCGCTCTCGATCTCGAGAGTGCGGAGCGCATGACCGACTTTTATCTCGAATGCGGCGTGTCGGGCATGACGATCCTCGGCGTGATGGGCGAAGCGCCCAAGCTGAGCGCCCAGGAATCGGTCGATTTCGTGGCGCGCGTGCTGGCACGCGTCAAAGGCCGCGTGCCGGTGATTGTCGGCGCATCGTCCGCCGGCAACCGCAATCTCGGCGCCTTCGTGAAGAAGGTCATGGATATGGGGGCTGCGGGCGTGATGGTCGCCCCCATCGCCGGCCTAAAGAACGAAGAGCAGATCGAAGGCTATTACGATGCCGTTGTGCGCGAAATCGGCACCACGCCCATCGTGCTGCAGGACTATCCGCAGCTCACGAACGTGCACATGTCGGTGAGCCTCATCAACCGTATGCTGGCCAAGCACGACAGTATCAAGGTGCTGAAGCACGAAGACGTGCCGGGCTTGCGCAAACTTTCCAAGGTGCGCGCGGCCGATAGCGACGGCAGCCGCAAGCGCCGCATTTCGATCATGGTCGGCAATTCGGCCCTGCATCTGCCGCAGGAGATGCGCCGCGGGGCCGACGGTGCGAACACCGGCTTTGCCTATCCCGAGATGCTCGTCGAAGCCGTGAAGCTGTGCCTCGAAGGCAAGTTCGACGCGGCTGAAGATCTTTACGACGTCTATCTGCCGATCGTGCGCCACGAGCAGCAGCCGGCTTTGGGCCTTGCGGTGCGCAAGGAAGTGCTGCGCCGGCGCGGCGTGATAAAGTCCGCGCATGTGCGCGCACCCGGCTACGCGATGGACGCGGCCGAGCATAAGGAGCTCGACGAGTTGATGGCGCGGCTCGAGCGCAAGCTGGCGGCGATCGGGCGCGCGACGAAGCCGTTCAAAGGCTAG
- the hydA gene encoding dihydropyrimidinase, with protein MKTYDRVIRGGIVATASDRYVADIGIKDGKIAAIGHDLVKGEEETDASGRIVTPGGIDSHVHIAQISSMGVWTADDFESGTRSAMCGGTTTTISFAAQHRGQSLRKVVDEYHARADGKTYIDYAFHLIVTDPNEQVLGQELPALIADGLTSFKIYTTYDAMKLSDRQILDIFALARRHGAMTMVHCENHDAMTWLAEKLVASGRTRPKYHCFSHNMTVESEATHRVIALAEIVDTPVLIVHVSGRQAMDEIRRARARGLKVFAETCPQYLFLTQDDLDKSGFDGAMCMCSPPPRDKINQEYVWQGLRDGLFDVYSSDHAPYRFNDPKGKMFAGKDANFKNIPNGVPGLEVRMPLLFAEGVLKGRLSLEKFVALSATNPAKLYGLAPQKGSIAVGADADLVIWDSTREVTVSQKLLNDAMDYTPYEGMKVTGWCDEVFSRGELVAKGGKPVAKAGRGRYLAHGPSDWSKPLGRSIFPEDISDIF; from the coding sequence ATGAAGACATACGATCGGGTGATCAGGGGCGGCATCGTCGCGACGGCGTCAGATAGATATGTAGCCGACATCGGCATCAAAGACGGCAAAATCGCCGCCATCGGCCACGACCTCGTCAAGGGCGAGGAAGAGACCGACGCGAGCGGCCGCATCGTCACCCCCGGCGGCATCGACAGCCACGTCCATATCGCGCAGATTTCATCGATGGGCGTGTGGACAGCCGACGATTTCGAGAGCGGCACGCGCTCGGCGATGTGCGGCGGCACCACGACGACGATTTCGTTCGCCGCCCAACATCGCGGACAGTCGCTGCGCAAGGTCGTGGACGAGTATCACGCCCGCGCGGACGGCAAGACCTATATCGACTACGCGTTCCACCTGATCGTGACGGACCCGAACGAGCAGGTGCTGGGCCAGGAGCTGCCCGCCCTCATCGCCGACGGTCTCACGTCGTTCAAGATCTACACGACCTACGACGCGATGAAACTTTCCGACCGCCAGATCCTGGACATTTTCGCGCTTGCGCGCCGCCACGGGGCGATGACCATGGTCCACTGCGAAAACCACGACGCGATGACGTGGCTGGCCGAAAAGCTCGTCGCCTCCGGCCGCACAAGACCCAAATACCATTGTTTCAGCCACAATATGACCGTCGAAAGCGAGGCCACGCACCGTGTGATCGCGCTCGCCGAAATCGTCGATACGCCCGTCCTGATCGTGCACGTTTCGGGCCGCCAGGCGATGGACGAAATTCGGCGTGCTCGCGCGCGCGGCCTCAAAGTGTTTGCCGAGACCTGCCCGCAATATCTGTTTTTAACGCAGGACGATCTCGACAAATCGGGCTTCGACGGTGCGATGTGCATGTGCTCGCCGCCGCCGCGCGACAAGATCAACCAAGAATATGTCTGGCAAGGTTTGCGCGATGGGCTGTTCGACGTCTATTCGTCCGACCACGCGCCCTACCGCTTCAACGACCCGAAAGGCAAAATGTTCGCGGGCAAAGACGCGAACTTCAAGAATATCCCCAACGGCGTTCCGGGCCTTGAAGTTCGCATGCCGCTGCTGTTCGCCGAAGGCGTCTTGAAGGGCCGCTTGAGCCTCGAAAAATTCGTGGCACTGTCGGCCACCAACCCGGCCAAGCTCTACGGCCTCGCCCCGCAAAAAGGCTCGATCGCGGTGGGGGCGGATGCCGATCTGGTGATCTGGGATTCGACGCGCGAAGTGACCGTGTCGCAAAAACTGCTCAACGACGCGATGGACTACACGCCCTACGAAGGCATGAAAGTCACGGGCTGGTGCGACGAGGTGTTTTCGCGCGGCGAGCTTGTGGCCAAAGGCGGCAAACCGGTCGCCAAAGCCGGGCGCGGCCGCTACCTTGCGCACGGACCCAGCGACTGGTCGAAGCCGCTTGGCCGCTCGATCTTCCCCGAAGACATATCGGATATTTTCTGA
- a CDS encoding amino acid ABC transporter permease — MAEILDTFFNIEILLRVLPFMLEGLGMTLLLCAITVPIGLAGGLAVAWVWSLKKRYVNWALVVYVDFFRAFPPLVLLIFVYFGLPFVGIDLSPFAAVAIAFLLNASSYYGEIFRAGIESVPHGQWEAARASGLSRFQTMLYVVLPQATRNVLPDLIGNTLEVVKLTTIASVVALGELLHAARLAQSLVYNPTPIVAAALIYLALLWPAVRLLRHFEHRHLVAR, encoded by the coding sequence ATGGCGGAAATTCTCGACACGTTTTTCAATATCGAAATCCTGCTGCGGGTGCTGCCCTTCATGCTCGAAGGGCTCGGCATGACGCTACTTTTGTGCGCGATCACCGTGCCGATTGGCCTTGCGGGCGGGCTTGCCGTCGCCTGGGTGTGGAGCCTCAAGAAGCGTTACGTGAACTGGGCGCTCGTCGTCTATGTCGATTTCTTCCGCGCCTTTCCGCCCCTGGTGTTGCTGATCTTCGTCTATTTCGGCCTGCCGTTCGTCGGCATCGATCTGTCGCCCTTTGCGGCCGTGGCGATCGCGTTCCTGCTCAACGCGTCGAGCTACTATGGCGAGATTTTCAGGGCCGGGATCGAGAGCGTGCCGCATGGCCAGTGGGAGGCGGCACGCGCAAGCGGCCTCTCGCGCTTCCAAACGATGCTCTACGTGGTGCTGCCGCAGGCCACGCGCAACGTGCTGCCCGATCTCATTGGCAACACGCTCGAGGTCGTGAAGCTCACGACCATCGCCTCGGTCGTGGCCTTGGGCGAGTTGCTGCATGCCGCACGCCTTGCTCAATCGCTCGTCTACAATCCCACGCCCATCGTCGCAGCCGCGTTGATCTATCTGGCGCTGCTGTGGCCGGCCGTGCGACTCTTGCGGCATTTCGAACACCGCCATCTCGTCGCCCGCTGA
- a CDS encoding N-carbamoyl-D-amino-acid hydrolase, whose product MANSKLVPRIMTVGAAQMGPIARSETRASCVERMLVMLREAARKGCQLVVFPELALTTFFPRWYMTDWREVDAFFETEMPNDATAPLFAEAKRLKIGFYLGYAEKTPDGHRFNTAILVDTQGAIVGKYRKIHLPGHAENEPQRPFQHLEKRYFEPGDIGFPVWRTMGGILGMAICNDRRWPETYRVMGLKGVEMLVLGYNTPAINGSALVHSAPEPEHLRQFHNHLVMQAGAYQNSTWVVATAKAGFEEGCSLIGGSCIVAPTGEIVALARSVADELIVADCDLSLCTYGKETVFAFSKHRRIEHYGLIASQTGTIEPA is encoded by the coding sequence ATGGCAAACAGCAAACTCGTCCCCCGCATCATGACGGTCGGGGCGGCCCAGATGGGGCCAATTGCGCGCAGCGAGACGCGCGCCTCGTGCGTCGAGCGCATGCTCGTCATGCTGCGCGAGGCGGCCCGCAAAGGCTGCCAGCTCGTGGTGTTTCCGGAGCTCGCACTCACGACCTTCTTCCCGCGCTGGTACATGACCGACTGGCGCGAAGTCGATGCGTTCTTCGAAACCGAAATGCCGAACGACGCGACGGCTCCGCTGTTCGCCGAGGCCAAACGCCTCAAGATCGGCTTCTATCTGGGATACGCCGAAAAGACGCCGGACGGGCATCGCTTCAACACGGCGATCCTCGTCGACACGCAAGGGGCCATCGTCGGCAAATACCGGAAGATCCATCTGCCGGGCCATGCGGAGAACGAGCCGCAGCGCCCGTTCCAGCATCTCGAGAAGCGCTATTTCGAACCCGGCGACATCGGCTTTCCGGTGTGGCGCACGATGGGCGGCATTCTCGGCATGGCGATCTGCAACGACCGCCGCTGGCCCGAAACCTACCGCGTGATGGGCCTGAAAGGCGTGGAAATGCTGGTCCTCGGCTACAACACGCCGGCCATCAACGGCTCGGCCCTCGTGCACTCGGCGCCCGAGCCCGAACATCTGCGCCAGTTCCACAACCATCTCGTGATGCAGGCCGGTGCCTACCAGAACTCGACCTGGGTCGTGGCGACGGCCAAGGCCGGCTTCGAAGAAGGCTGCTCGCTGATCGGCGGCAGTTGCATCGTCGCCCCCACCGGCGAGATCGTGGCGCTGGCAAGGTCGGTCGCCGACGAACTCATCGTCGCCGACTGCGATTTGAGCCTGTGCACTTACGGCAAGGAAACCGTTTTCGCGTTTTCCAAGCACCGACGCATCGAACATTACGGACTGATCGCAAGCCAGACCGGCACGATCGAACCCGCATGA
- a CDS encoding URC4/urg3 family protein has product MVDAMSAAPHFAGPTKAVRVLRDPATIRARAGEVFDAACAGRTAHFSVDLGKLELAAERTVAAIRADYPALDIPYHSRWRHFDAGGVDRWARLAAQLPDDKLERARVGVDLAVASVLLDAGAGPEWRYRTPDGVYARSEGLAVASVDLFASGVFSADPKAPLRADAAALQRFDAQALAQGFQVSAENPLVGLEGRAGLLRNLGTAIAARPDLFGPVPRVGNLVDRLLFDAKDGTLPAARILALLLDGFADAWPARRVVDGVNIGDVGAHPAATDGLVPFHKLSQWLAYSLLEPFEALGLRIVDLDALTGLPEYRNGGLFLDTGVLALKDPTAAARTHDATSELVVEWRALTVVLLDRIADLVRGKLGLEAADFPLAKVLQGGTWTAGRRIAAELREGGPPPLAVASDGTIF; this is encoded by the coding sequence ATGGTTGATGCCATGTCGGCGGCGCCGCATTTTGCGGGCCCCACCAAAGCCGTGCGCGTGCTGCGCGACCCGGCGACGATCCGCGCGCGCGCGGGCGAGGTGTTCGATGCCGCATGTGCGGGGCGCACCGCGCATTTCTCAGTCGATCTCGGCAAGCTCGAACTTGCCGCTGAGCGCACGGTTGCGGCGATCCGTGCCGACTACCCCGCGCTCGACATTCCGTACCATTCGCGCTGGCGGCATTTCGATGCGGGCGGGGTGGATCGCTGGGCGCGCTTGGCCGCCCAATTGCCGGACGACAAGCTCGAGCGCGCGCGCGTCGGCGTAGATCTTGCCGTCGCGAGCGTGCTGCTCGATGCCGGGGCCGGCCCCGAATGGCGCTATCGCACGCCGGACGGCGTCTATGCGCGCTCGGAAGGGCTTGCGGTTGCGAGCGTGGATCTGTTTGCGTCCGGCGTGTTCTCGGCCGATCCCAAAGCGCCATTGCGCGCCGATGCGGCCGCCTTACAGCGTTTCGATGCGCAGGCGCTTGCGCAAGGGTTCCAAGTATCGGCGGAAAATCCGCTGGTCGGGCTCGAGGGGCGGGCAGGGCTTTTGCGCAATCTTGGCACGGCCATCGCCGCACGCCCCGATCTGTTCGGGCCGGTTCCGCGTGTCGGCAATCTCGTCGATCGGCTGTTGTTCGATGCCAAAGACGGCACCTTGCCGGCCGCACGCATTCTGGCCTTGCTGCTCGACGGGTTCGCCGATGCGTGGCCGGCACGACGCGTGGTCGACGGCGTGAATATCGGCGATGTGGGAGCCCATCCGGCCGCGACCGACGGGCTTGTGCCGTTCCACAAGCTCAGCCAGTGGCTCGCCTATTCGCTGCTCGAACCGTTCGAAGCGCTCGGCTTGCGCATCGTCGATCTCGATGCCCTGACGGGCCTGCCCGAGTATCGCAATGGCGGCTTATTTCTCGATACGGGCGTGCTTGCGCTGAAGGATCCCACGGCCGCCGCGCGCACGCACGACGCCACGAGCGAACTTGTCGTCGAATGGCGTGCCCTCACGGTCGTGCTGCTTGATCGTATTGCCGATCTGGTGCGCGGCAAACTCGGGCTTGAAGCCGCCGATTTTCCGTTGGCAAAGGTTCTGCAAGGCGGCACATGGACCGCCGGGCGGCGCATTGCCGCCGAACTGCGCGAAGGCGGGCCGCCGCCGCTTGCCGTCGCCAGCGACGGCACGATTTTCTGA
- a CDS encoding aspartate/glutamate racemase family protein: MSKRILVVNPNSNRNVTAGIDAAVEPFRISGGPAVECETLAEGPPGIETQAHVESVVLPLSRLVAKRDNDCDAFVVACFSDPGLYAAREATKKPVLGIAECGLLTALTLGERFGIVAILPRSIPRHQRYVGARGLEARFAGDRAIGLTVAELSDDARTLARMIEVGKDLKERDGADVIVMGCAGMARYRDRLQDAVGIPVVEPTQAAVGMALARVQLGW; the protein is encoded by the coding sequence ATGTCCAAGCGCATCCTCGTCGTCAATCCCAACTCGAACCGCAACGTCACGGCCGGCATCGATGCGGCCGTGGAGCCGTTCCGCATCTCTGGCGGCCCGGCGGTCGAGTGCGAAACGCTTGCCGAAGGCCCGCCCGGCATCGAGACCCAGGCGCATGTCGAAAGCGTGGTGCTGCCGCTGTCGCGGCTCGTGGCCAAGCGCGACAACGACTGCGATGCGTTCGTGGTCGCGTGCTTCAGCGATCCGGGGCTGTACGCCGCGCGCGAGGCCACCAAGAAGCCGGTGCTTGGCATTGCCGAATGCGGCCTGCTGACGGCCCTCACGCTGGGCGAGCGTTTCGGCATCGTCGCGATCCTGCCGCGCTCGATCCCGCGCCATCAGCGTTATGTTGGGGCACGCGGTCTCGAAGCGCGCTTTGCGGGCGACCGCGCCATCGGATTGACGGTGGCCGAACTCTCCGACGATGCGCGCACGCTCGCGCGCATGATCGAAGTCGGCAAGGACCTCAAGGAACGCGACGGGGCCGACGTGATCGTGATGGGCTGTGCGGGCATGGCACGCTATCGCGACCGCCTGCAGGACGCCGTCGGCATCCCGGTGGTCGAGCCGACGCAAGCCGCCGTCGGCATGGCGCTGGCACGCGTGCAACTCGGCTGGTAG
- a CDS encoding transporter substrate-binding domain-containing protein, whose translation MKTMRLFAVACALGMSVAAPASAQKLVTGLDGTFAPHAMPKLGGGVEGFNVDMANEIGRRLGQPIEIVAQEFSGLVPGLLSKRFDFLAAPTTVTEERARALLFTEGYLNTDFQFVARRNKPEIKELDALRGLKVSVNRGSAYESWASANSQRYGFTYDVYGSNPEAVQAVLAGRADANLTGNTVAAWAVKQNASQLRLGAKISTGLVWAIPFRPDDKAGRDRISMVVKCMKQDGTFSRLHKKWFGYDPAPDSVTVNIAAGHGVANMPGYDPTPIALVCR comes from the coding sequence ATGAAAACCATGCGTCTTTTTGCCGTCGCCTGCGCGCTCGGCATGTCCGTTGCCGCACCGGCTTCGGCACAAAAATTGGTGACAGGGCTCGACGGCACGTTCGCGCCGCATGCGATGCCCAAATTGGGCGGCGGCGTCGAAGGCTTCAATGTCGACATGGCCAACGAAATCGGCCGTCGCTTGGGCCAGCCGATCGAAATTGTGGCCCAGGAATTCTCGGGCCTGGTGCCGGGTCTCCTGTCCAAGCGCTTCGACTTTCTCGCCGCACCCACGACCGTGACCGAGGAGCGCGCGCGCGCGCTGCTGTTCACCGAAGGCTATCTCAACACCGACTTCCAGTTCGTCGCGCGCCGCAACAAGCCCGAGATCAAGGAACTCGACGCCTTGCGCGGCCTCAAAGTGTCGGTCAATCGCGGCTCGGCCTACGAGAGCTGGGCGTCCGCCAACAGCCAGCGCTACGGCTTCACCTACGACGTCTACGGCTCGAACCCCGAGGCGGTGCAGGCCGTTCTCGCCGGCCGTGCGGACGCGAACCTTACGGGCAACACGGTCGCGGCCTGGGCCGTCAAGCAGAACGCAAGCCAGCTGCGCTTGGGCGCCAAGATCTCGACCGGGCTCGTGTGGGCCATTCCGTTCCGGCCCGACGACAAGGCCGGGCGCGACCGCATCTCGATGGTCGTCAAATGCATGAAGCAGGACGGCACCTTCTCGCGCCTCCACAAAAAATGGTTCGGCTACGATCCCGCCCCCGACTCGGTCACGGTCAATATCGCGGCCGGCCATGGCGTGGCCAACATGCCGGGCTACGATCCCACGCCGATCGCCCTCGTCTGCCGCTAA
- a CDS encoding flavin reductase family protein, with protein sequence MRDYDFAATAPAVRYKLLVGSVVPRPIALVTTIDAAGNVNAAPYSFFNVLSHDPAVVALGIERRPDGRPKDTVRNIDLNGEFVVNLVDEAMGPGMNICAADVEPGIDELVLAGFDAAPSLKVRPPRIAQAPVALECRILQDVRLGADNKRAILLGEVLAMRIREDLVDPANDRVDTARMALIGRLAASDYVRLTDRYAMPRVSAADLAKKK encoded by the coding sequence ATGAGGGACTACGATTTCGCCGCGACCGCACCTGCCGTGCGCTACAAGCTGCTGGTCGGCAGCGTGGTACCACGTCCCATCGCCCTCGTGACCACGATCGACGCGGCGGGCAACGTGAACGCCGCCCCTTACTCGTTCTTCAACGTCTTGAGCCACGATCCGGCGGTCGTGGCACTCGGCATCGAACGGCGCCCCGACGGGCGCCCCAAAGACACGGTCCGCAATATCGACCTCAATGGCGAGTTCGTGGTCAATCTCGTCGATGAGGCGATGGGGCCCGGCATGAATATTTGTGCGGCCGACGTCGAGCCCGGCATCGACGAGCTTGTCTTGGCGGGCTTCGATGCCGCCCCATCGCTCAAGGTACGCCCGCCGCGCATTGCGCAGGCACCGGTCGCCCTCGAATGTCGCATCTTGCAGGATGTGCGGCTCGGGGCCGACAACAAGCGCGCCATTCTGCTGGGCGAAGTGCTGGCTATGCGCATCCGCGAAGATCTCGTCGATCCGGCGAACGACCGCGTGGACACGGCGCGCATGGCGCTGATCGGGCGCCTGGCGGCCAGCGACTATGTGCGCCTCACCGACCGCTATGCGATGCCGCGCGTGTCGGCGGCGGATCTCGCCAAGAAGAAATAG
- a CDS encoding ABC transporter permease subunit (The N-terminal region of this protein, as described by TIGR01726, is a three transmembrane segment that identifies a subfamily of ABC transporter permease subunits, which specificities that include histidine, arginine, glutamine, glutamate, L-cystine (sic), the opines (in Agrobacterium) octopine and nopaline, etc.) yields MDNGLERLVFAFFNAEIAAEWAPKILEGVWVTILVSLAVVATGLALGLALAALRAYRFRAVNVAIVAFVDILRALPPLVVIIILFFAFPYLDLPMSAFTATWLSLSLVLAAFAEEIWWAGILAVPRGQWEAARSTGLGFGATLGYVVLPQAVRMTVPPLVNRVIAVTKGTALGSVVALSEIVSQASSAASLAGNPTPLTLGAAAYLAIFVPVVILGRWLETRFAWKR; encoded by the coding sequence ATGGACAACGGGCTCGAGCGCCTGGTCTTCGCGTTTTTCAATGCCGAGATCGCGGCCGAATGGGCGCCCAAGATCCTCGAAGGCGTGTGGGTCACGATCCTCGTGTCGCTGGCGGTCGTGGCGACGGGCCTGGCCTTGGGTCTCGCCCTTGCGGCCTTGCGCGCCTACCGTTTTCGCGCGGTCAACGTCGCGATCGTGGCCTTCGTCGATATCCTGCGCGCTTTGCCGCCGCTCGTCGTCATCATCATTCTGTTCTTCGCGTTTCCGTATCTCGATCTGCCGATGAGCGCTTTCACGGCGACCTGGCTGTCGCTGTCCTTGGTGCTCGCCGCCTTCGCCGAGGAGATCTGGTGGGCGGGCATTTTGGCCGTGCCGCGCGGCCAGTGGGAGGCCGCCCGCTCGACCGGTCTCGGCTTCGGCGCCACGCTCGGATACGTCGTGCTGCCGCAGGCCGTGCGCATGACCGTACCCCCGCTCGTCAATCGTGTGATTGCGGTCACGAAGGGCACCGCCTTGGGCTCGGTCGTGGCCCTGTCGGAAATCGTGAGCCAGGCAAGCTCGGCCGCAAGCCTTGCCGGCAACCCCACGCCGCTCACGCTCGGGGCTGCTGCGTATCTTGCGATCTTCGTGCCCGTGGTAATCCTCGGGCGCTGGCTCGAAACGCGTTTTGCGTGGAAGCGCTAA